In Fodinibius saliphilus, the sequence GGTGTATCGGAAAGGAGGTCAAAGAGGGTATCAATACTGTTCATAAATAGTGTGCAAGTTACAAACTGTTATATATAGTGAAGTTCCTAAAATTGGTTATGCTGAAGTTTATTTCAGCATTTTATACAAAGCAAATGTTACTGTTGTCTTGGGATTAACATCAGCTCAGTTTGTCGCCCGTCAATATACCGTACAGAACTCCCATTATAAAAGGCATCTTCTTCCAGCATTATCCGAATGCTTTTGTCCCATTCCGGGATATCCACGGTAGCATTAAGTTCAATAGAATACGCAGTATTTGGGTAGAGTGGATAGTCTCCTTTTCCTGCTACGCCCTCCTGTTGATCCCAAAGACCGATGGTAGGTCCGGCCCCGTGGCCATGATATCCTATAGGGTGTGTATAGATACTGGGTGTGATTCCTTGTTCCTTAGCTTGTTTTCTGGATATGGCTAATATTTCATTTCCAGTTCTTCCGCTTTTGAAGTTGCCGGTAAGAATGTTCTGCAGCTTGTTCCCTTCAGCTAAGGCCTCTTTTAATCCTTGCGGAGCTTCTGTTTCACCTGCTTTAAGTACGTAAGCATGTTGTTGGGTATCGGTATTAAGCCCTAGATAGGTGATTCCAAAATCAACATGCAGCAGATCGCCTTGACGAATGATATTTGCATCAGGACGTTTAGAAAAATTAGCTAAAAAACTGTTATCCGGATCTGCTGCTCGTTGAACCGACACACTTGGGTGGAACCATGCAGTTAAGTTAAGATCTCTGATACGTTCCCGGTACCACCACTCTAAATCTTTGGTTGTTGTAATGCCCGGTTGTATTGCTTTCTCTGAAAATCCCTCTTTTATAATGTCGTGAGCAATATGACAAATCATAGGGTACACCTGCATTTCGGCTTTGGTACGAGTTTCAAGCCAGCCAATAGCGAGATTTTCACCGGAGACAATGCGGTTTTGGTACTTCTCAGGTAAGGAATTTGTTAAGGCCTCGTACTCTGAATGACTTATACCATCAGCCAAAGCAAAGGTCGAGGAATAGTTAAGGGCAATCTTTTGGGGATCACGTTCTTTTATAATATCAGCCAGTCGTTGCCACTGGTTCGGCTGCTTGGACTTATCCCAGGCGGTTTTAAAAAACTCACCGATATCATAGCGAGCGACTGCTAAACGTTTAACTGTTTCCCCATTATCCCAGAAAATCAGGATAGTACGTCGCCGTGCCGATTGCCAAGTCGCCGGTAACATGGTTTTTACAACTGGATCTTCATTATACTCACGGGCATCAATGATCCACATATCAATATTTTCGCGATGCATCAGCTTCGGAACCACATTATTAAGGCGGTATTCAAGCCAGTTATTTTGAACTTCGGCTCGCTCTTGCATAGATAATATACCCGGCGGGCTTGATTGTTGAGCCAAAGAGGTATTCAAAAAAAAGAAGATGGCAATAATTCCTAGCAGGCTGCACCAGCGCGAAGAGGCATTCATAGACATTATATTTTAATGAGATGTTAATAAAGAATATTTAAGAAGCAGAAAGCGTAGCAGTTTTTCAACTTACTCCTGTTTAAGCATTTAGGTATTCCATATATTATTTTTAATGAGGTTTTCTATCAAAAACCCCGTATTTTATATGGTCGTTTTAATAAATGAATAGATATGACAACCAAGACTGCATTGAATATTACAAAAACATCAAACAGCCGTTTAACTGAGGTTAATCTGGATGATCCCGGCTTTGGCCGCGTTTTTTCTGATCATATGCTTGAGGTTGAATATTCCGACGGTTATTGGAAAGAGGCAGAAATAAAGCCTTTCGGCAATATTGAAGTAACTCCGGCACTTAATACTTTGCATTATGCACAGTCGGTGTTTGAAGGAATGAAAGCTTACTATATTGATCAAGAGACTATAAACCTTTTTCGTCCGGAACAAAACTATGAGCGAATGGTTCGTTCTTGTGAGCGGATGTGCATTCCGGTTCTTGATAGAGAGACCTTCATGGAAGGTCTTACAGAGCTTATTAAGCTTGATCACAAATGGGTTCCGAAGAAAGATGGTAATACCCTGTATATTCGTCCCTTGGCATGTGCCTTTGATCCGGTAATTTCAGCAAGTATTGCAGAAAGTTATCGATTTTTTATTATGACTTCTCCCGTTGGGGCTTATTATAATAAAGCTGTTCGCTTGACCTCTTCCCAAAATTTTGTACGTGCTGCCAAAGGGGGCGTTGGTTTTGCCAAAGCATCAGGTAATTATGCCGCTAGTTTCTATCCAGCTAAAAAAGCACAGGAAAATGGTTTTGATCAGGTGCTGTGGCTCGATGCTAAAGAGCATAAGTATGTCGAAGAAGTAGGTACCATGAATATCTTTTTCGTTATTGATGGGGTGTTAGTAACACCAGAATTAAATGGTACTATTTTACCGGGTATTACCCGGGACTCCATTTTACAACTTGCCGACTATTGGGATATGCCGTTTGAGGAACGTCGTATAACTATAGATGAAGTTATGGAAGCAGGTAGAGACGGAGTGTTAGATGAGGTTTTTGGTGCAGGTACTGCGGCAGTGATCTCTCCGGTCAAGGAAGTGCACCACGATGGAGAATCAGTGACTTTTGATACCGAGGAACGCGGAGCTGTAGGAAAAAAACTGTATGATACCCTTACGGGAATCCAACAAGGTAAGATAGATGATCCCTTTGATTGGGCTCAACCGATAAAGGTTTGATATCTATGTGACAGAAGAATACTGAGTATGTAGAAGTACTTAGTGCTCTTCTACTTTTAATATCCTTTCTGGCGATCTACTTCATAGTTAAGCTCCATTCCGGAGAGTGCTCTTTT encodes:
- a CDS encoding M24 family metallopeptidase, which encodes MNASSRWCSLLGIIAIFFFLNTSLAQQSSPPGILSMQERAEVQNNWLEYRLNNVVPKLMHRENIDMWIIDAREYNEDPVVKTMLPATWQSARRRTILIFWDNGETVKRLAVARYDIGEFFKTAWDKSKQPNQWQRLADIIKERDPQKIALNYSSTFALADGISHSEYEALTNSLPEKYQNRIVSGENLAIGWLETRTKAEMQVYPMICHIAHDIIKEGFSEKAIQPGITTTKDLEWWYRERIRDLNLTAWFHPSVSVQRAADPDNSFLANFSKRPDANIIRQGDLLHVDFGITYLGLNTDTQQHAYVLKAGETEAPQGLKEALAEGNKLQNILTGNFKSGRTGNEILAISRKQAKEQGITPSIYTHPIGYHGHGAGPTIGLWDQQEGVAGKGDYPLYPNTAYSIELNATVDIPEWDKSIRIMLEEDAFYNGSSVRYIDGRQTELMLIPRQQ
- a CDS encoding branched-chain amino acid aminotransferase, translated to MTTKTALNITKTSNSRLTEVNLDDPGFGRVFSDHMLEVEYSDGYWKEAEIKPFGNIEVTPALNTLHYAQSVFEGMKAYYIDQETINLFRPEQNYERMVRSCERMCIPVLDRETFMEGLTELIKLDHKWVPKKDGNTLYIRPLACAFDPVISASIAESYRFFIMTSPVGAYYNKAVRLTSSQNFVRAAKGGVGFAKASGNYAASFYPAKKAQENGFDQVLWLDAKEHKYVEEVGTMNIFFVIDGVLVTPELNGTILPGITRDSILQLADYWDMPFEERRITIDEVMEAGRDGVLDEVFGAGTAAVISPVKEVHHDGESVTFDTEERGAVGKKLYDTLTGIQQGKIDDPFDWAQPIKV